A stretch of DNA from Paenibacillus sp. FSL W8-0186:
CATGGGGAGTATAAACCCGCGCCGCCATGGCCATAACGCCGGCCAAGCATCCAGTCGCCGTGGCGGATATCGGCGAGATGTACAGCTCCGCCGTATCTGCCTCCGGCATGACATCCGGGCCCGGAAACTGCAAGGTCGTGAGTTTATGATAGGCGCCGCCGCTCTCGCCGTCCTGCATGCGAAGCAGCCATTCCAGCTCATACCGGCATTCGTGCAATACATCCGGCATAACGCCATCGCTCTCCGGCAGCGGCAAGGCCCCTTCAAAGGCCTGGGGATAGCATTCATAAGCTAGCAGCAGATCCGCTACCGCTTTAGCCCCAGGCACCACGTATTTGCCGTAATCCCCGGCATCATGCCACCCTCCCCAGGCGTCAATTCTCCGTGGCTCCTCCCCATAAACAAGGGCAGGCGTGAGGTGACATGCCGCATGCTTCCACGGGCCTGCATATTTCTCTTCCAGCTCCATGCCGCAGCGAAAGAAATAGAACGCTTTCAAAAGTGCCCGATGAGCTTCCTCATAAACGGCGTCCGAGATTACAAACGGATACGAGCTGTGTCCTTCTCCTGACTCAATCCGATACGTACCCGGCTGACTCCAGACGGAGAAATCACCCCGGCTCACCTTAATTCCGCTAGCCTGATCGTCGACCGCAGGTATCGTATCCCCCTGCCAAACCACTGCGCCGCTGGCATGATCTACAAGCCGAAAGCGGCCTCCTTCTCCAGTGATCATAGCAATCTTTGCGTCTGTGCTGCGGTAGCCTAGCTGATTCACAGCTATGCTGCCTTGCTCCTCCATGTGCATACGTCGTTGTCCTCCTTCTACCTCTAATTTCAATACTAATGATAATCTGTCTTTCTCCATATATTCCTTCGTTAACACGTGTTTAAAGAAAATAGTGCTTAATGAAGTGAACATCGGGCAATTAGCTGCTATTCCAGCCAAACGTCATATGTTGAAGGCGCTTAATCTGTGAACACGTGTTTATGGGTCAAATCTACATCAGCTTCCTTTCCTTGTCAATACTAGAACAGGACATTCTGGGAAACAAAAAAAATGACCGTCCTCCGAGTTATCGAAAAACGGCCATCATTTTTCACGCTACTTTTCCCACTCCACCGTCACCTATCGCCGCGCCTTCTTGAACTTGACCAGCGACCAAAGATACAGAAATAGCAGGAACGCCAGGCAAACCCCGATACTAAGCATATTTTGACGATCAAAAAGAAACAGTACGGCAATCACCGTCAGGCTCACTACAGCCAGGATCGTAATATAAGGAAACCCCCACACGCGAAAGCTCGGTTGCACGGGATAGCCGCCGCGCAGCTTCAGCTGGGACAAGCAAATGCTGATCCACACCAGCAGTACGACAAACCCCGGCACCGCCATAAGGAACCGGAATAACCCGTCTTGAAAGAGATAGGCCAGAATAGCGCCCCCGATTAATACCGCCGCACACAGCTTCAGGCTGTTCATCGGCACTCCCCGTTTCGTCGTGCGGGCCAAGTAAGGCGACGCTTCACCGCTGGCCGCCATCGAATGGAGCATCCGGGTTGCACCGTAAATCCCCGAGTTGGCTGCAGACAATACCGCCGTAACGAGAATAAAATTCATCACGTGCGCTGATCCCTGCATTCCCGTGCTGGCCAGCACCTGTACAAAGGGGCTGCTCTCGCTGTTCAGCTGATTCCAGGGAATCAGGCTGCAAATCACGAGAATCGGCAGTGTGTAGAAAAGAATGACCCGCAGAATAAAACTTTTCACTACCTTGGGCAGTACTTTGTCCACGTCTTGTGTTTCGGTCAAGGTCAGCCCGATCAGCTCCGAGCCGCCATAGGAGAACATCACTACCAGCAGGGCAGCAATAATCGCCGTCCAGCCGTTTGGCAGAAATCCGCCGTAATCCACCAGATTGTGCAATCCCCCCGCGCCTTCCACAGACCATACGCCGGACAAAATCAATACGCCCAACACAATAAATACGATGATCATGCCAATCTTAATGCCTGCCAGCCAAAACTCTGCTTCCCCAAAACCGCTCACGCTCAGCATATTTATCCCCAGAACCAGCGCCGCGCAACCTAAGGTTAACAGCCATAACGGGGCATCCGGAAGCCAGTATTGCAAGAAGCTGCCCGCGGCAAGCACCTCTATCACACACACCGTCAGCCACATGAAGCAGTAGAGCCAGCCAATAATAAATGACAGCCGCTCACCGAACGCCTCCCGAATAAAGTCCTTCATATTGCGGTTTGGATATACCATCGCCATTTCAGCAATAGCTCCCATCACGATAAGCAGCAGCAATCCTGCCAAAATATATGAAATGACGATGCCCGGACCCGCTATACTGATCGTCTCGTAGCTTCCCTTGAATATTCCCGTGCCGATAACCCCGCCCATAGCCATAAAGGTAATATGACGAGGCCGCAGTTTTTTGTGCAGTGCCCCCTGTTCCAGTTCATGCTCGTTAGCTTGTACCCTCTCCTGCGACATTTTCTGACTCCTTCCAATGCTCAAGCTCTTTTGTTACACCCAAAATTACAGTTTACTCTTATTCCTCAAAACATGCACGCTCAAATCATACATCACCAAATAACCCCAACGAATACCCGTCTATAGAACGAAAAATAAGCCGCTGCAATCAGCGGCTTATCCGATCAAATCCACCCAATCAATGATATTCCGGCCTGATTCTACCCCAGCCACATCCGGAATAGGCCGTCGGTAACCCCAAGGCTGTACATATAATACAAGCCGAATAACATGCTGACCGCCCCGGTAATTCGCGTTAAAGTCATTTTCAGGCTCCGGTTGTTCGCGCTTAATACAAAAGGGATCCCTAAGATGGTCGTAAAAATCAACATTCCAGCGATCGTCCCGAGACCGAAAAGTAAAATATACAGCGTTCCATTCCACACCGTATGTACAGTCGTCATCGTGAGTAAGACCATAGCCGCGCTTCCCGCCAGTCCATGAACAAGGCCAATGATCATAGACTTCAAATAAGAAGTCTGATGATGGGCAGGATCACCTTTGCGAAGAAAGTGTTTATGCCGCTCGCCGCCATGCTGATGCTCTACTAATTCGGCTTTGTTCTTCCCGGCGGAAATCCAATTGACAACCCCGAGATACACGAGCATCCCGCCAACGATAAACTCTAGCAAACCCGCCCACTTATCGGGAAGCGTGCTCTTCGTCAGAATGAGAATGAGGCCAACTGCCAGCAGCGTAGCGGTGTGGCCGATTCCCCAGAATATGCCGACCAGCGATGTCCGCCATAATTTTTTCGTATGGCTTGCAATCGTGGAGACGGCAATGATGTGGTCAGGCTCTATGGCATGCTTGATTCCGAGAACGAAGCCAATGCCAAGGATAGATAGCAAACCGATTTCCATGAGAAAACCACCCCTTCTTCGTAAGGACTAATTTATCCTTATGCAGGGTTGCCCATGATAATAACTACGGCCCGTCACCCGGTTAATACTTCCGGAACGAAACGGTCCTGCCACCTAAGATATGCTTCCGGACCACCCGCCGGCATTGCTCGAACACATTTTCAATTTGCAGCGTGGACATGGCCAGTACCCGCAAAGAGAAGCCGGATACGGCTAATGCAGATATTCCAATTCTGCACCTGTTATCAGCGGCCCCAAACCCTTCGCTCAACGTGTCCGCCATGTCACGAGGCACTTCATCCCCTATGACGAGCAGAGATCCCAAATGGGTATAGCCTTCAAGAAGTCCCAGCCCATCCATCGATCGGGCCTTCGGGGTTAACGGGAGATTATCGAACACCACTAGCTCGTCCTCCATGTATACGGCCGTTCGCAGCTGCAGCCTGTTGTACTGGAACAAAGCTCCTTCCGGGGACCAGCCCGGGGTGATGATCTCCCCGTAAACCAAGGTCGCCCCCCGAGCCATGTGCACGGCGGTCTCCTGCTTGTATCTTGCATCCCGGTATGCAATCAGAGGATCCGATATAAACTCCAGGTAACTGCCCTGTTCCAAACGAATGTCCATTTCGTGAATTACAGGGACCTTTGGCGTCTTGTACACTTTGGTCGAGGACTGCGTAGTCAGCAGCATATGAGCATGAGCGCGAAGATGGATATCCGTTTTGTACCTGTCTCCGTCAACATAGCCTCCGCCTAAATTCAACAGATAAAAGCACGGCAGACCACTGTTATCGAGATATATAGGGGGAGTTACTTTGGAGGCTCCCTGGTTATATATTTCAGCCAGTACCGTCCGTTCCTGTTTCCGCTGAACCGCAAGCCGAAGCACTCCCGTCCATTGCTCCATCTATCTTAGCCCCTCTAGCAAAGCGTTGGCCTCAATCCATTCCACTACGTTGCCCAGGCCGACATCTTCCTTGAGATTCGTGAACACGAACGGCTTGTCTCCGCGAAAAGCCTTCGTATCGCTCTCCATCACATCCAGGCTTGCACCAACATACGGAGCAAGATCGATCTTATTGATGATAAACAAATCGGACTTGATCATGCCCTGGCCGCCCTTGCGCGGGATCTTCTCTCCTTGGGCGACATCAATGATGTAAATGGAGAAATCAACGAGCTCGGGGCTGAACGTCGCCGCTAAATTATCTCCGCCGCTTTCCACGAAAATAATCTCAACATCAGGATGGCGGCCCTTCAATTCCTCAATCGCTGCAAAGTTCATGGAGGCGTCCTCCCGGATCGCCGTATGCGGACAGCCGCCGGTCTCTACGCCAATGATGCGGTCCGCGGGAAGAATTCCATTTTTAATCAGAAAATTAGCATCCTCCTTCGTATAAATGTCATTGGTAATTACCGCCATACTGCGATCCTTATGCATGCGCCGCGTGAGTTTCTCCAGAAGCAGCGTCTTTCCAGCCCCTACGGGTCCTCCGACCCCGATTCGAATCGGCTCCATCGTTCATCGTCCTTTCTCTTTTGTGACAATATCCTGCTCTACGACATGAACAGCCGGATATGCAGCTGCTCATGCCTCATTTGCGACAGCTCCAGTCCGGGAGACGTAGCCCCGAACTCATCCTCATCCAGCGCTTCAATCTTCTTGACGGCCTGCCGAAGCTGGGCGTGCATGTCTTGAATTAACCGCTGTCCGTCCGTCTGGCCAAGCGGAATTCCGCGCACGCCGTTCTGAATCAAGCTGGCCGTACATGAATGCAAATAAGCCAGCAAAGCGACGGGCAGCGGAACATGGAGATATTGGGCGATAATCGCAAAGGCGATCGCCGGGTGGCCGAAGCTTTGCTGCGCCTTCAGCCGCTTCTGATATGCAGCCAGAACCGGCGAATCATACAGCTCAAGACCAAGCTGAACGAGCCGCTGTCCCATTCTTGCGCTCCCGTCCCGCGTCTCCTGCGGGAAGCTCTGGACCGTAATCATGCGGTCCCATGCCCATACATGCTCCTGCTCCGCCCGATCCAGCGCTTCATAAACCAAGCGGAACGCAAGCCCATCCGTATACACCAGCTGCTCGGCAATATATGCGCTGATCCATTCCGCAAATGTCGGCTTATCCACCACCTTCCCTTCTTGCACATACGTTTCCAGTCCGAAGGAATGGCTAAAAGCGCCATTTGGAAAATTGGAGTCGCATATCTGCAATAGCGGCAGTATATCAGCCATGGCTATGCCCGATCGGCCGGAAAGGCTGCTTCACTTTTATTTTCTCACGGGTGTAAGGAACGTCCGATTGCTTCAGCAGATCCTCGACCAAATAATCGTATTGAACCAGCATCCGGTCTTCTTCAAACTGCGCCGGCAAATGGCGATTGCCCAGCTTATGAGCGATATCCCCCATTTCCTGCAGGCTGCGCGGGCGAATCGCCAGCACCTCTTCCGGAACAACCTCGACGACGATCAGACTGCTGTCGTCCATATATAAAACATCGCCATGATTAAGGGAAGCGCTCTGAATCAAAGAGATGCCCAACTCCCTGCCATGATCCGTTACGACCCGCTGGATGCGCTTCAGCAGATCATCGCTATGCAAATACACTTTCTCCAGATGGCGCTGGATGCGGTTCTCCGGACTAATGTCATCGAGACAGGTTACAATCTGTTCTATAATCACGTGTATCCACCTCTTTAGAATAAATAGTAGCGCTGTGCCATCGGCACAACGTCAACCGGTTCACAGGTCAGCAGTTCTCCATTGACGGTTACTTCAAACGTCTGCGGGTCGACCTTGATTTCCGGGGTTTCTCCGTTATGCTTCATGGATTGCTTGGTCAGGTTGCGGATACCGCCAACCGGCAGCACTTTTTTTTGCAGTCCGAGCTCCCTATGCAGCCCCTCATCGTAAGCCGCCCGGGATACAAAAGTAATACTGCTGCTGTGCATCGCTTTGCCATAAGAAGCATACATCGGGCGCAAGAGCACCGGCTGAGGTGTAGGTATGGCAGCGTTGGCATCACCCATACAGGCATGAACCACCATTCCGCTCATAACCACCATCTCAGGCTTTACTCCGAAAAACGCAGGGTGCCACAGCACTAAATCAGCAACCTTCCCGGCCTCGATGGACCCGACATAAGAAGAAATGCCGTGGGCAATCGCCGGGTTAATCGTATACTTGGCAATGTACCGCTTTACCCGATTATTGTCAGCGACCCCCTCGTCACCCTGGAGCTTCCCTCTTTGTTTCTTCATTTTGTCGGCGGTCTGCCAGGTGCGGCTTATGACCTCGCCGATCCGGCCCATCGCCTGCGAATCCGAGCTCATGATGCTTAGAACTCCAAGATCTTGCAGAATATCCTCTGCAGCAATCGTCTCGCGGCGAATCCGGGAATCGGCGAACGCGACATCCTCGGGAACCTTGATGCTCAAGTGGTGACAGACCATCAGCATATCGATATGCTCATCGAGCGTATTGACCGTAAACGGCTTCGTCGGATTCGTAGAAGCAGGAAGCACGTTGGGCAGGCTCGCCATTTTAATAATATCTGGAGCATGGCCTCCCCCAGCCCCTTCCGTATGATAGGTGTGGATGACTCTGCCATTAATCGCAGCGATCGTATCTTCGACAAATCCGAATTCGTTCAATGTATCCGTGTGGATCGCTACTTGAACGTCGTATTTATCCGCCACGCGCAAGGAATGGTCGATGGCGGAGGCGGTAGCTCCCCAGTCCTCGTGTACCTTCAATCCGATGGCACCGGCATGTATCTGCTCTGCAAGAGCCTCCTCGGACGAACCGTTGCCCTTACCCAAAAATCCCAAATTGATCGGCAGACCCTCTGCTGCCTCCAACATTCGGTGCATATTCCATATGCCCGGCGTACAGGTCGTCGCCTTCGATCCCTCCGTCGGCCCCGTTCCGCCCCCGATCAGCGTAGTCAGACCGGACGACAGAGCCACTTCAACCTGGAACGGATTGATCATATGAACATGGGTATCAATTCCTCCCGCCGTTACAATTAACCCTTCCGCGGATATGATTTCAGTGCCAACCCCAATAATGAGGTCGACGCCATCCATCACCAAAGGGTTGCCGCTCTTGCCGATGCCTGCGATTTTACCGTCCAGAATGCCGATGTCTGCCTTGTAAATTCCGGTATAATCGACAATAACAGCATTGGTTATCACGACATCAAGCGCTCCTTGAGCACGGGTTGCCAGCGGATGCTGCCCCATTCCGTCCCGAATGGACTTGCCTCCTCCGAATTTGCATTCATCGCCGTATATCGTGAAATCCTTCTCAATTTCAATGAACAAGTCGGTATCGGCCAAGCGGATGCAGTCACCCGTCGTCGGGCCGAACAAGTCGGCGTATTGCTTTCTCGTCAAACGCAGGCTCATTTTGCTTCCTCCTTGTCCTTGTCCAACGGCCCATCTGTGCGATTATTTAAGCCATATACAATCCGCTCTCCCCCAAAGGGTACCAGTTCGACCTCCTTGGCATCGCCAGGTTCGAACCTGACAGCAGCACCTGATGGAACGTTCAGATGCAGCCCGAAGCTTAGCTCCCGATCGAATTGAAGGGCTGAATTCACCTCGTAGAAGTGATAGTGAGAGCCGACCTGGATCGGGCGGTCGCCGGTATTCAGTACTTTTAACGTGCTTACGGGCTTGCCCTCATTGCAGATAATATCGTCTTCGCGCAGCACATACTCCCCTGGTATCATCGTACCTTCTCCTTTTTGCGTTTGATTTATTAGCTAATCGGACTATGGACCGTGACCAGCTTCGTTCCGTCTGGAAATGTCGCCTCTACTTGAATATCGTGAATCATTTCCGGAACGCCCTCCATCACATCGTCCGCGGTCAATATTTCCCGGCCCTTCTTCATGAGCTCAGCAACGGTTTTGCCGTCCCGGGCACCTTCCATAATTTCATAGGTAACCAGTGCTACCGCTTCCGGATAGTTCAGTTTTAAGCCTCTGTTCTTTCGTCTCACTGCCAGGTCAGCGGCAACCACGATCATTAACTTCTCTTGTTCCCGATCGGATAGCTTCATTTCGATCCTCCTTCAAACCGTAAATTCAACAAACCTCATTATTTCCTGGATCTGGGTCAATATTCAGGGCTTGTTCAACAGCTGCCTTCCGGCGATCATAACCCAAGTGACGAGCACAAAAGGCATCGTCAACGCCGGAAGCCCGTAGGGGTTAAGCCATGTTTCGATGCCTGCCGCAACCGGAACCGTAAGTATGGCGGCAAGCAGGCCTGCCGGGAAATTGTTCCCTCCCGCATGGC
This window harbors:
- the ureG gene encoding urease accessory protein UreG → MEPIRIGVGGPVGAGKTLLLEKLTRRMHKDRSMAVITNDIYTKEDANFLIKNGILPADRIIGVETGGCPHTAIREDASMNFAAIEELKGRHPDVEIIFVESGGDNLAATFSPELVDFSIYIIDVAQGEKIPRKGGQGMIKSDLFIINKIDLAPYVGASLDVMESDTKAFRGDKPFVFTNLKEDVGLGNVVEWIEANALLEGLR
- a CDS encoding urease accessory protein UreF, with translation MADILPLLQICDSNFPNGAFSHSFGLETYVQEGKVVDKPTFAEWISAYIAEQLVYTDGLAFRLVYEALDRAEQEHVWAWDRMITVQSFPQETRDGSARMGQRLVQLGLELYDSPVLAAYQKRLKAQQSFGHPAIAFAIIAQYLHVPLPVALLAYLHSCTASLIQNGVRGIPLGQTDGQRLIQDMHAQLRQAVKKIEALDEDEFGATSPGLELSQMRHEQLHIRLFMS
- a CDS encoding urease accessory protein UreD, whose protein sequence is MEQWTGVLRLAVQRKQERTVLAEIYNQGASKVTPPIYLDNSGLPCFYLLNLGGGYVDGDRYKTDIHLRAHAHMLLTTQSSTKVYKTPKVPVIHEMDIRLEQGSYLEFISDPLIAYRDARYKQETAVHMARGATLVYGEIITPGWSPEGALFQYNRLQLRTAVYMEDELVVFDNLPLTPKARSMDGLGLLEGYTHLGSLLVIGDEVPRDMADTLSEGFGAADNRCRIGISALAVSGFSLRVLAMSTLQIENVFEQCRRVVRKHILGGRTVSFRKY
- the ureC gene encoding urease subunit alpha, whose amino-acid sequence is MSLRLTRKQYADLFGPTTGDCIRLADTDLFIEIEKDFTIYGDECKFGGGKSIRDGMGQHPLATRAQGALDVVITNAVIVDYTGIYKADIGILDGKIAGIGKSGNPLVMDGVDLIIGVGTEIISAEGLIVTAGGIDTHVHMINPFQVEVALSSGLTTLIGGGTGPTEGSKATTCTPGIWNMHRMLEAAEGLPINLGFLGKGNGSSEEALAEQIHAGAIGLKVHEDWGATASAIDHSLRVADKYDVQVAIHTDTLNEFGFVEDTIAAINGRVIHTYHTEGAGGGHAPDIIKMASLPNVLPASTNPTKPFTVNTLDEHIDMLMVCHHLSIKVPEDVAFADSRIRRETIAAEDILQDLGVLSIMSSDSQAMGRIGEVISRTWQTADKMKKQRGKLQGDEGVADNNRVKRYIAKYTINPAIAHGISSYVGSIEAGKVADLVLWHPAFFGVKPEMVVMSGMVVHACMGDANAAIPTPQPVLLRPMYASYGKAMHSSSITFVSRAAYDEGLHRELGLQKKVLPVGGIRNLTKQSMKHNGETPEIKVDPQTFEVTVNGELLTCEPVDVVPMAQRYYLF
- a CDS encoding urease subunit gamma — encoded protein: MKLSDREQEKLMIVVAADLAVRRKNRGLKLNYPEAVALVTYEIMEGARDGKTVAELMKKGREILTADDVMEGVPEMIHDIQVEATFPDGTKLVTVHSPIS
- a CDS encoding amino acid permease, whose amino-acid sequence is MSQERVQANEHELEQGALHKKLRPRHITFMAMGGVIGTGIFKGSYETISIAGPGIVISYILAGLLLLIVMGAIAEMAMVYPNRNMKDFIREAFGERLSFIIGWLYCFMWLTVCVIEVLAAGSFLQYWLPDAPLWLLTLGCAALVLGINMLSVSGFGEAEFWLAGIKIGMIIVFIVLGVLILSGVWSVEGAGGLHNLVDYGGFLPNGWTAIIAALLVVMFSYGGSELIGLTLTETQDVDKVLPKVVKSFILRVILFYTLPILVICSLIPWNQLNSESSPFVQVLASTGMQGSAHVMNFILVTAVLSAANSGIYGATRMLHSMAASGEASPYLARTTKRGVPMNSLKLCAAVLIGGAILAYLFQDGLFRFLMAVPGFVVLLVWISICLSQLKLRGGYPVQPSFRVWGFPYITILAVVSLTVIAVLFLFDRQNMLSIGVCLAFLLFLYLWSLVKFKKARR
- a CDS encoding sulfite exporter TauE/SafE family protein gives rise to the protein MEIGLLSILGIGFVLGIKHAIEPDHIIAVSTIASHTKKLWRTSLVGIFWGIGHTATLLAVGLILILTKSTLPDKWAGLLEFIVGGMLVYLGVVNWISAGKNKAELVEHQHGGERHKHFLRKGDPAHHQTSYLKSMIIGLVHGLAGSAAMVLLTMTTVHTVWNGTLYILLFGLGTIAGMLIFTTILGIPFVLSANNRSLKMTLTRITGAVSMLFGLYYMYSLGVTDGLFRMWLG
- the ureE gene encoding urease accessory protein UreE translates to MIIEQIVTCLDDISPENRIQRHLEKVYLHSDDLLKRIQRVVTDHGRELGISLIQSASLNHGDVLYMDDSSLIVVEVVPEEVLAIRPRSLQEMGDIAHKLGNRHLPAQFEEDRMLVQYDYLVEDLLKQSDVPYTREKIKVKQPFRPIGHSHG
- a CDS encoding urease subunit beta produces the protein MIPGEYVLREDDIICNEGKPVSTLKVLNTGDRPIQVGSHYHFYEVNSALQFDRELSFGLHLNVPSGAAVRFEPGDAKEVELVPFGGERIVYGLNNRTDGPLDKDKEEAK